In a single window of the Myxococcaceae bacterium JPH2 genome:
- a CDS encoding cytochrome-c peroxidase → MRASSVRSKAFALALTGLLGVACESEAPFPSEDELDDLRNLSPLGSTPLPRDATNRLEGNAEAFRVGNRLFHDPGLSRCKTVSCQSCHDGEGRTVDTPTAEGCDGQRTVRNPPTIINAGFNTWYMWDGRADELWSQAVLPLTNPVEMNSNADIVRTHLDGDADYRQSYQKFFGRAPADESDGNRLLANVGKMLAAYEAGVNRTASPFDEDVKRFLAAVETGTQKKDPAYLRLKTFLRKGQCILCHKGAALNDNGAFHNLGLRDDAAESQHGRGAVADGLLDWTFNAAGPYSDAPDGEDAKRLQRLRTDLVTKREEMEGAFRTPTLRNVELTAPYMHNGSLRTLEDVVEFYDKGGDPAGTFPGKRSESIQKLGLDSEEKQALVDLLKSLTGAPQQQ, encoded by the coding sequence ATGAGAGCATCCTCTGTGCGTAGCAAGGCCTTCGCCTTGGCCCTGACAGGGCTGTTGGGCGTGGCGTGCGAGTCCGAAGCGCCCTTCCCGTCCGAGGACGAACTCGACGACCTGCGGAACCTGTCGCCGCTGGGCAGCACCCCGCTGCCGCGCGATGCGACCAACCGGCTGGAGGGCAACGCGGAGGCCTTCCGGGTAGGCAACCGGCTGTTCCATGACCCGGGCCTGTCGCGCTGCAAGACGGTGTCGTGCCAGAGCTGTCACGACGGCGAGGGCCGCACCGTGGACACGCCCACCGCCGAGGGCTGTGACGGCCAGCGGACCGTGCGCAACCCGCCCACCATCATCAACGCGGGCTTCAACACCTGGTACATGTGGGATGGCCGCGCGGACGAGCTGTGGTCCCAGGCCGTGCTGCCGCTGACGAACCCGGTGGAGATGAACTCCAACGCCGACATCGTGCGCACGCACCTGGATGGCGACGCGGACTACCGGCAGAGCTACCAGAAGTTCTTCGGCCGAGCGCCCGCGGACGAGTCCGACGGCAACCGCCTGCTGGCCAACGTGGGCAAGATGCTGGCCGCGTACGAGGCCGGGGTGAACCGCACGGCGTCGCCCTTCGACGAGGACGTGAAGCGCTTCCTCGCGGCGGTGGAGACCGGCACCCAGAAGAAGGACCCGGCGTACCTGCGCCTCAAGACGTTCCTCCGCAAGGGCCAGTGCATCCTGTGTCACAAGGGCGCCGCGCTCAACGACAACGGCGCGTTCCACAACCTGGGCCTGCGCGACGACGCGGCGGAGAGCCAGCACGGGCGCGGCGCGGTGGCGGACGGGCTGCTCGACTGGACCTTCAACGCCGCGGGCCCCTACAGCGACGCCCCCGACGGAGAGGACGCCAAGCGGCTGCAGCGGCTGCGCACGGACCTGGTGACGAAGCGCGAGGAGATGGAGGGCGCCTTCCGGACCCCGACGCTGCGCAACGTGGAGCTGACGGCGCCGTACATGCACAACGGCTCGCTGCGCACGCTGGAGGACGTCGTGGAGTTCTACGACAAGGGCGGCGACCCCGCGGGCACCTTCCCGGGGAAGCGCTCCGAGTCCATCCAGAAGCTGGGCCTGGACTCGGAGGAGAAGCAGGCCCTGGTGGACCTGCTCAAGTCGCTCACCGGCGCACCGCAGCAGCAGTAG
- a CDS encoding DUF2267 domain-containing protein codes for MSMQRQDETLSWSGLGVGTDRPSFLAKVREQLPDYEPEQASEAVCCGLSALLPGGLVAQIRQQLPEDARSLMDGCERKPGADAGRMDRDDFYLHVANHLNAEPENVRLVLHGVFAALQTQITEGEARKIEGQLPRWLAGTWAAARVGIDRPS; via the coding sequence ATGTCGATGCAGAGGCAGGACGAGACGCTGTCGTGGTCGGGGCTGGGCGTGGGGACGGACCGCCCATCCTTCCTGGCGAAGGTGCGCGAGCAGCTCCCGGACTACGAGCCGGAGCAGGCCTCGGAGGCGGTGTGCTGCGGGCTGTCGGCGCTGTTGCCGGGCGGGTTGGTGGCGCAGATCCGCCAGCAGCTCCCCGAGGATGCCCGCTCGTTGATGGACGGCTGCGAGCGCAAGCCGGGCGCGGACGCGGGCCGGATGGACCGGGATGACTTCTACCTGCACGTGGCCAACCACCTGAACGCGGAGCCGGAGAACGTGCGGCTCGTGCTCCACGGCGTCTTCGCCGCGCTCCAGACGCAAATCACCGAAGGGGAGGCCCGGAAGATTGAAGGGCAGTTGCCGCGCTGGCTGGCGGGGACGTGGGCCGCGGCGCGGGTGGGGATTGATCGCCCGTCGTGA
- a CDS encoding outer membrane beta-barrel protein translates to MRTIIRVGACAAALGASVALAEDDYRSTNQTYTSTETVTVKRESKQAGTGLYALIGGGMEGYTGKLAPELQPGASYGAVVGYRPVPMLGLELGYSGGLSDIDTRGRTEGGITDGPDIVRNGGQAALVADLTDTRLQPYVLGGIGFEHFNIRNDFRGAQLGFKDDTSAYAPVGVGLRYQMGKTFTADARVNYDFLLGQDFAPTPGNDAGSGRYQATLSLGGTY, encoded by the coding sequence ATGAGGACCATCATTCGCGTGGGCGCATGCGCGGCGGCGCTGGGGGCGAGCGTGGCGCTGGCCGAGGACGACTACCGGTCAACGAACCAGACGTACACCTCCACCGAGACCGTCACGGTCAAACGCGAGAGCAAACAGGCGGGCACCGGCCTCTACGCGCTCATCGGCGGCGGCATGGAGGGCTACACGGGCAAGCTCGCGCCCGAGCTGCAACCCGGTGCCTCGTATGGCGCCGTGGTGGGCTACCGGCCGGTGCCCATGCTCGGCCTGGAGCTGGGGTACAGCGGCGGCCTCTCCGACATCGACACCCGGGGCCGCACCGAGGGCGGCATCACGGACGGGCCCGACATCGTGCGCAACGGCGGGCAGGCGGCGCTGGTGGCGGACCTCACCGACACCCGGCTCCAGCCCTACGTGCTGGGCGGCATCGGCTTCGAGCACTTCAACATCCGCAACGACTTCCGGGGCGCCCAGCTCGGCTTCAAGGACGACACGAGCGCGTACGCACCGGTGGGCGTGGGCCTGCGCTACCAGATGGGCAAGACGTTCACCGCGGACGCGCGCGTGAACTACGACTTCCTGCTCGGCCAGGACTTCGCGCCCACTCCGGGCAATGACGCCGGCAGCGGGCGCTACCAGGCCACGCTGTCCCTGGGCGGCACCTACTGA
- a CDS encoding S8 family serine peptidase: MRRWGLIGLLTISACALDVSTSTQAQGQVCPGVIAGTRPDQTPQGLPRPGQARQGLRAAPVIEPGQVDEDGREPVLIRYRERRHVSAATVASGKVSIVFRNIPAVAARVNPEERARLAADPRVDSIEADQVWFSQELPRAAALGAVTASSLGAWPSEQMDGLRMVQAADVWDANGDGQPDPGAPTGRGVRVCVIDSGLDVQHPEFQGAVVASKDFLYGDDDPSDSEGGVWGEGHGTHVTGILAARRGQGGQGAPVLGPDGVVGVAPEAELLIARVLDTHGRTQMSYVFEALEWCEQQGARVASLSLGGGSGTRLSEEAFKAALDHGMLVVAAAGNQGAGPVLYPAADPSVLAVGAVDAQGRRASFSSGGPELSLVAPGVDVLSTFPRGLGAFSELEVEGMHPVSRSLMYAPAGDAVGQLVDCGEGDSLGSCQGSTCDGFIAYVRPGPVSVDDATATVMMQGARAVVFGPDDSRAGGTVDIAALPREGHWAPAVTISQASSTVLLRRMVGHSVHLTLRPVDYAYSSGTSMATPYVSGVAALLWSAHPELTPLQVRNVLESSARDLGPPGRDSGYGHGLVQAKAALARLP, from the coding sequence ATGCGGCGATGGGGACTCATCGGACTCCTGACGATTTCGGCGTGTGCATTGGATGTGTCCACCTCCACTCAGGCCCAGGGCCAGGTGTGCCCAGGTGTCATCGCGGGCACGCGTCCGGATCAGACACCCCAGGGACTCCCGCGTCCGGGCCAGGCGCGGCAGGGGCTGCGCGCGGCGCCCGTCATCGAGCCGGGCCAGGTGGACGAAGACGGCCGAGAGCCCGTGCTCATCCGCTACCGCGAGCGGCGCCACGTGAGCGCGGCGACGGTGGCCAGCGGGAAGGTGAGCATCGTCTTCCGCAACATCCCGGCCGTGGCGGCGCGGGTCAATCCGGAGGAGCGCGCGCGGCTGGCGGCGGACCCTCGGGTGGACAGCATCGAGGCGGATCAAGTGTGGTTCAGCCAGGAGCTGCCCCGAGCGGCGGCGCTGGGCGCCGTCACGGCATCGTCGCTGGGGGCCTGGCCCTCCGAGCAGATGGACGGCCTGCGGATGGTGCAGGCCGCGGACGTGTGGGACGCGAATGGCGACGGTCAGCCGGACCCGGGCGCGCCCACGGGCCGAGGCGTGCGGGTGTGCGTCATCGACAGCGGGCTGGACGTGCAGCACCCGGAGTTCCAGGGCGCGGTGGTCGCCAGCAAGGACTTCCTCTACGGCGATGACGACCCGAGCGACAGCGAGGGCGGCGTGTGGGGCGAGGGCCACGGCACGCACGTGACGGGCATCCTCGCGGCGCGGCGCGGGCAGGGCGGACAGGGCGCGCCGGTGCTGGGGCCAGACGGCGTGGTGGGCGTGGCGCCCGAGGCGGAGCTGCTCATCGCCCGGGTGCTCGACACGCACGGGCGCACGCAGATGAGCTACGTGTTCGAGGCGCTCGAGTGGTGCGAGCAGCAGGGCGCGCGCGTCGCGTCGCTGTCGCTGGGCGGCGGCTCGGGCACGCGGCTGTCGGAGGAGGCGTTCAAGGCCGCGCTGGACCACGGGATGCTCGTGGTGGCCGCGGCGGGGAACCAGGGTGCCGGTCCCGTGCTGTACCCGGCGGCGGATCCGTCCGTGCTGGCGGTGGGCGCGGTGGACGCACAGGGGCGCCGCGCCTCGTTCTCGTCCGGAGGGCCGGAGCTGAGCCTGGTGGCGCCGGGCGTGGACGTGCTGTCCACCTTCCCGCGGGGCCTGGGCGCCTTCTCCGAATTGGAGGTGGAGGGCATGCACCCCGTGTCGCGCTCACTGATGTACGCGCCGGCGGGCGACGCGGTGGGGCAGCTGGTGGATTGCGGCGAGGGGGACTCGCTCGGCTCGTGCCAGGGCAGCACGTGCGACGGCTTCATCGCGTACGTGCGGCCCGGCCCGGTGTCCGTCGATGACGCCACGGCCACGGTGATGATGCAGGGCGCGCGCGCCGTCGTGTTCGGTCCGGATGACTCGCGAGCGGGGGGCACGGTGGACATCGCCGCGCTGCCTCGCGAGGGCCACTGGGCGCCCGCGGTCACCATCAGCCAGGCGTCCAGCACCGTGCTGCTGCGGCGCATGGTGGGCCACTCCGTGCACCTCACGCTGCGGCCGGTCGACTACGCCTACTCGTCCGGCACGTCCATGGCCACGCCCTATGTCAGCGGCGTGGCCGCGCTGCTGTGGAGCGCCCACCCCGAGCTGACGCCGCTCCAGGTCCGCAACGTGCTCGAGTCCTCCGCCCGCGACCTGGGCCCGCCGGGGCGCGACTCCGGCTATGGCCACGGCCTGGTGCAGGCCAAGGCCGCGCTGGCTCGGCTGCCCTGA
- a CDS encoding serine/threonine protein kinase, whose product MSTAPTESPRFLGRYELVHLLGQGGMGEVYLAKLSGAAGFEKPCIVKTILPALLKDRQFLDRFHHEAKVLVHLVHSSIAQVYDMGEADGTYFMALEYVAGVDLAYLLEQARAQGRAVPLPVALYVGQKMAEGLGYAHRKVGPDGEALGIVHRDVSPHNAMVSYEGEVKVIDFGLAKSAARSKYTLPSTVMGKLGYMSPEQVRAEPLDHRSDIYSCAVVLWEMLAGRTLIPHGTVGEMMAAMSQPVVPALQELRPDVDATLDAVVRRALTASPADRYARADDFARALNAELLRVGTPLGAEEVGQFVRAMCPDAFAAQRKLISKVSSNPGGVARTPPPGAGAYGTGLYGVSPAPGMADVSGTGPTMVRPRDASAPGSRPDSGGVAREGEQVDASALGATAVRPPSGPTAPLASSTAVTPAPLAASPTVTEPPRRRSRGLVVALAALLLVGSTAATTAYFVKARLQSNGAGTPVALAEPAPRPPPPGHPPHPRPPPPHPGEDGPPPPGEEPREPPPVDAQGRPLHGGPEPMVPSQPGPAMAEAAAPSAASDAGVAMPHAEEPATAEATPAVGTGPTAAPEVKPASVTRPRKAGVYVAAKSVAEVKTVRGEFVIPGEQGPGLGPSTSLQVVGPPVKAKGGKRRLLGWATVERFRPRLGVVQLRLDDDAFAAEEPRFVVLPEQAAAAPVVEAPAAVTPPPAAEAQKPASLKLQGRVVVQSLGGLGLLNRRYVVHNSSSVPWTDCKIMRAAQESARIPRVLPGRPMSVAFGDFAWDDDVPYFQQENRLVIQCLEGSGEFYVSR is encoded by the coding sequence ATGAGCACCGCACCGACAGAGTCACCCCGATTTCTGGGGCGTTACGAGCTTGTCCACCTCTTGGGGCAGGGAGGAATGGGCGAGGTGTACCTCGCGAAGCTCTCCGGGGCGGCCGGCTTCGAGAAGCCCTGCATCGTCAAGACCATCCTCCCGGCGTTGCTGAAGGACCGGCAGTTCCTGGACCGGTTCCACCACGAGGCCAAGGTGCTGGTGCACCTGGTCCACTCCTCCATTGCCCAGGTGTACGACATGGGGGAGGCGGACGGGACGTACTTCATGGCGTTGGAGTACGTGGCGGGCGTGGACCTGGCGTACCTGCTGGAGCAGGCGCGCGCGCAGGGCCGGGCCGTCCCGCTGCCGGTGGCCCTGTACGTGGGCCAGAAGATGGCCGAGGGCCTGGGCTACGCGCACCGCAAGGTGGGCCCGGACGGCGAGGCCCTGGGCATCGTCCACCGCGACGTGTCCCCGCACAACGCGATGGTGTCGTACGAGGGCGAGGTGAAGGTCATCGACTTCGGCCTCGCCAAGTCCGCGGCGCGCAGCAAGTACACGCTGCCGTCCACGGTGATGGGGAAGCTGGGGTACATGTCCCCGGAGCAGGTGCGCGCCGAGCCCCTGGACCACCGCAGCGACATCTACTCGTGCGCGGTGGTGCTGTGGGAGATGCTCGCGGGCCGCACGCTCATCCCCCATGGAACCGTGGGCGAGATGATGGCGGCCATGTCCCAGCCGGTGGTGCCCGCGCTCCAAGAGCTGCGGCCGGACGTGGACGCCACGCTGGATGCGGTGGTGCGGCGAGCGCTGACGGCGTCTCCCGCGGACCGCTATGCGCGCGCGGATGACTTCGCCCGGGCCCTCAACGCGGAGCTGCTGCGCGTGGGCACGCCCCTGGGCGCCGAGGAAGTGGGCCAGTTCGTCCGCGCGATGTGCCCGGACGCCTTCGCCGCGCAGCGGAAGTTGATCTCCAAGGTGTCGAGCAATCCCGGCGGCGTGGCGCGCACGCCCCCGCCCGGGGCGGGCGCGTATGGGACGGGCCTCTATGGCGTGAGCCCCGCGCCCGGCATGGCCGATGTCTCTGGCACGGGGCCCACGATGGTTCGCCCGCGCGATGCGTCCGCGCCGGGTTCGCGGCCGGACTCCGGTGGCGTGGCCCGCGAGGGAGAGCAGGTGGACGCCTCGGCGCTCGGCGCCACCGCGGTGCGTCCTCCCAGCGGACCCACGGCGCCCCTGGCTTCCTCCACCGCCGTGACGCCAGCGCCGCTCGCGGCGTCGCCCACGGTGACCGAGCCGCCCCGGCGTCGCTCGCGGGGGCTCGTGGTGGCGCTGGCCGCGCTCCTGCTCGTGGGCTCCACCGCCGCCACCACCGCGTACTTCGTGAAGGCGCGACTCCAGTCGAACGGGGCGGGCACGCCCGTCGCCCTGGCGGAGCCCGCGCCTCGACCGCCGCCGCCGGGACATCCTCCGCATCCGCGTCCTCCCCCGCCGCATCCCGGTGAGGACGGTCCGCCGCCGCCGGGTGAGGAGCCGCGCGAGCCACCTCCCGTGGACGCGCAGGGCCGTCCCCTCCACGGAGGCCCGGAGCCGATGGTCCCAAGCCAGCCAGGCCCCGCGATGGCGGAGGCCGCTGCCCCGAGTGCTGCTTCCGACGCGGGCGTGGCGATGCCCCACGCCGAGGAGCCCGCGACCGCGGAGGCGACGCCCGCCGTGGGCACGGGCCCGACGGCGGCGCCCGAGGTGAAGCCCGCGTCGGTGACTCGGCCGCGGAAGGCCGGGGTCTACGTCGCGGCGAAGTCCGTGGCGGAGGTGAAGACCGTCCGAGGCGAGTTCGTCATCCCCGGCGAGCAGGGCCCCGGGCTGGGTCCGAGCACGTCGCTCCAGGTGGTGGGGCCGCCCGTGAAGGCGAAGGGCGGCAAGCGGCGGCTGTTGGGCTGGGCCACGGTGGAGCGGTTCCGGCCGAGGCTCGGAGTCGTCCAGCTCCGGTTGGATGATGACGCCTTCGCGGCGGAGGAGCCTCGCTTCGTGGTGCTGCCCGAGCAGGCCGCGGCCGCGCCCGTCGTGGAAGCGCCCGCGGCCGTGACACCTCCTCCCGCCGCGGAGGCCCAGAAGCCCGCGAGCCTCAAGCTGCAGGGGCGGGTGGTGGTGCAGAGCCTGGGCGGGCTGGGCCTCCTCAACCGCCGCTACGTGGTGCACAACTCGAGCAGCGTGCCGTGGACGGACTGCAAGATCATGCGCGCCGCGCAGGAGAGCGCCCGCATTCCCCGCGTGCTGCCCGGCCGCCCCATGTCCGTCGCGTTCGGCGACTTCGCGTGGGACGATGACGTGCCCTACTTCCAGCAGGAGAACCGGCTGGTCATCCAGTGCCTGGAAGGCTCGGGCGAGTTCTACGTGAGCCGCTGA
- a CDS encoding response regulator: protein MHSRVGRQAGWRHLIHCCFLVVLLVGAPGLTLDAHRRVTQYVHDVWQSEDGLPQNTIFTMAQTRDGYVWLGTFEGLVRFDGARFTVFDRRNTPELRSHAVSALVEDASGTLWVGTERGLLAYGHGGFVRAHGAASPLADVKVTVLAVSDGVLWVGTREGLWQVPLTDGATAQRYTEAQGLPSAIIHSLASDAAGGLWVGTDAGLARLVGGRVEPAPFPFPGQDAAPPSVSALREDAAGVLWVGTTVGLFSWAEGRVTRYTEAEGLPAGPIGALLTDRHGNLWVGTRRGGLVRYGAGAFERQGAGEALASVSVLSLLEDSEGNLWVGTFAGLHRLRDGAFATFGRPEGLGHETASAVLESRDGVLWLGTMGGGLFRMEEGRIFPVTVADGMPEETVLALAETPDGALWVGTMGGVYRSDGRHHFTRVLSRAQGLPDDTVTALLPVSGGDLWVGMQHGLARVHGGSVTVFGAKQGIPTDAIAVMLEDPLGGVWFGSDAGLMRWDGKGFTRYTMKDGLPGDAVLALLADPDGTLWVGTETGLARRKDGRWARYTTEQGLYDDAVFSLVPDGEGFLWMSSNKGVSRVSRRDLEEVAEGLHRRVEAVGFDARDGMRSGECNGNTQPSGFRGRDGRLWFTTIRGMVAVDPARVRPGLRPPDVRMEEIRVQGQPVPLESRLELPPGTTRLELRFTAFAPGDTSRLPFRYRLAGHDEGWVDADGRRTATYTNLRPGRYRFEVTAHGRDGAWSEPASLEVVLVPRPWQRTGFWALFVLGVGLLGTAVYLLRVGRLKARERWLEARVQERTAELELANRELEDNMRALRDTQAQLLQAGKMAAVGTLAAGVGHEINNPLAYIVSNLEHACTEAESLATLPADAGPRLRDLSQALREALHGADRVRRIVRDLKTFSRRDDEALGPVDLTAVLESAAKMASSELRHRARVIREYSEVPKVEGNEARLVQVFLNLLINAAQALPEGRAEVNSVRLVIRTGAVGEVVAEVRDTGSGMAPEMVGRIFDPFFTTKPVGVGTGLGLSLCHAYVTGMGGHIAVESELGKGSVFRVTLRAARAPGEGPVVPREDAASRVSEVAAPVRGKVLVVDDEPMVSGAIRRTLAREHDVEVMVSSRQALERLRAPDASFDVILCDLMMPELTGMELHDALEESAPQLAARMVFITGGAFTSAARTFLERVRNPRVEKPFEPEELREVVRSGVARARGTSSRAA, encoded by the coding sequence ATGCACTCGCGGGTCGGGCGCCAGGCGGGATGGCGCCACCTCATCCACTGCTGCTTCCTCGTGGTCCTCCTCGTTGGGGCGCCCGGACTGACGCTCGACGCGCATCGCCGCGTCACGCAGTACGTCCACGACGTGTGGCAGAGCGAGGATGGGCTCCCGCAGAACACCATCTTCACCATGGCCCAGACGCGGGATGGCTACGTCTGGCTGGGCACCTTCGAAGGGCTGGTGCGCTTCGACGGCGCGCGCTTCACCGTGTTCGACCGGCGCAACACGCCCGAGCTGCGCAGCCACGCGGTGTCGGCGCTCGTCGAGGATGCGTCGGGCACGCTGTGGGTCGGCACCGAGCGCGGGCTGCTCGCGTACGGGCACGGCGGCTTCGTGCGGGCGCATGGCGCGGCGAGTCCGCTGGCCGACGTGAAGGTGACGGTGCTCGCGGTCAGCGACGGCGTGCTGTGGGTGGGCACGCGCGAGGGGCTGTGGCAGGTGCCGCTCACGGACGGCGCCACGGCGCAGCGGTACACCGAGGCGCAGGGCCTGCCCTCCGCCATCATCCATTCACTGGCGTCCGACGCGGCGGGCGGCTTGTGGGTGGGCACGGACGCGGGCCTGGCGCGCCTGGTGGGCGGACGCGTGGAGCCCGCGCCCTTTCCCTTCCCGGGCCAGGACGCCGCGCCGCCATCCGTCTCGGCGCTGCGCGAGGACGCGGCGGGCGTGCTCTGGGTGGGCACCACCGTGGGCCTCTTCTCGTGGGCGGAAGGGCGGGTCACCCGCTACACCGAGGCCGAGGGACTCCCGGCGGGCCCCATTGGCGCGCTGCTGACGGACCGGCACGGCAACCTGTGGGTGGGCACGCGACGCGGCGGGCTCGTGCGCTACGGCGCGGGCGCCTTCGAGCGCCAGGGGGCCGGCGAGGCCCTGGCCAGCGTCTCCGTGCTGTCCCTGCTGGAGGACAGCGAGGGCAACCTGTGGGTGGGCACCTTTGCGGGCCTGCACCGCCTGCGCGACGGCGCCTTCGCCACCTTCGGCCGGCCCGAGGGGCTGGGGCACGAGACGGCGAGCGCGGTGCTGGAGTCCCGCGACGGCGTGCTGTGGCTGGGCACCATGGGCGGCGGCCTGTTCCGCATGGAGGAGGGGCGCATCTTCCCCGTGACGGTCGCGGACGGCATGCCCGAGGAGACGGTGCTCGCGCTGGCGGAGACGCCGGACGGCGCGCTGTGGGTGGGGACGATGGGCGGCGTGTACCGCTCGGATGGCCGCCACCACTTCACGCGCGTGCTGTCGCGGGCGCAGGGCTTGCCGGACGACACGGTGACGGCGCTGCTGCCCGTGTCCGGCGGAGACCTGTGGGTGGGCATGCAGCACGGGCTGGCGCGCGTGCACGGCGGCTCGGTGACGGTGTTCGGGGCGAAGCAGGGCATCCCCACGGACGCCATTGCCGTGATGCTGGAGGACCCCCTGGGCGGGGTGTGGTTTGGCTCGGACGCGGGGCTCATGCGCTGGGACGGCAAGGGCTTCACGCGCTACACCATGAAGGACGGTCTGCCCGGCGACGCGGTGCTCGCGCTGCTGGCGGATCCAGACGGCACGCTGTGGGTGGGCACCGAGACGGGGCTCGCGCGGCGCAAGGACGGCCGGTGGGCGCGCTACACCACCGAGCAGGGGCTCTACGACGACGCCGTCTTCAGCCTGGTGCCGGACGGCGAGGGCTTCCTGTGGATGAGCAGCAACAAGGGCGTCTCGCGCGTGTCGCGTCGCGACCTGGAGGAGGTAGCCGAGGGACTCCACCGGCGCGTGGAGGCGGTGGGCTTCGACGCGCGCGACGGCATGCGCAGCGGCGAGTGCAACGGCAACACGCAGCCCTCGGGCTTCCGGGGCCGAGACGGCCGACTGTGGTTCACCACCATCCGCGGCATGGTGGCGGTGGACCCCGCGCGCGTGCGGCCCGGCCTGCGCCCTCCGGACGTGCGCATGGAGGAGATTCGCGTGCAGGGGCAGCCGGTGCCGCTGGAGTCGCGGCTGGAGCTGCCTCCGGGCACGACGCGGCTGGAGCTGCGCTTCACCGCCTTCGCGCCGGGGGACACCTCGCGCCTGCCGTTCCGCTACCGGCTGGCGGGCCATGACGAGGGCTGGGTGGACGCGGACGGGCGGCGGACGGCCACGTACACGAACCTGCGCCCGGGGCGGTACCGCTTCGAGGTGACGGCCCACGGGCGGGACGGCGCGTGGTCCGAGCCCGCGTCCCTGGAGGTCGTGCTGGTGCCTCGGCCGTGGCAGCGCACCGGCTTCTGGGCGCTGTTCGTGCTGGGCGTGGGCCTCCTGGGCACGGCGGTGTACCTGCTGCGCGTGGGGCGACTGAAGGCGCGCGAGCGCTGGCTGGAGGCGCGCGTGCAGGAGCGCACCGCCGAACTGGAGCTGGCCAACCGCGAGCTGGAGGACAACATGCGCGCGCTGCGGGACACGCAGGCGCAGCTGCTCCAGGCGGGGAAGATGGCGGCGGTGGGCACGCTCGCGGCCGGCGTGGGGCACGAAATCAACAACCCGCTGGCTTACATCGTGTCCAACCTGGAGCACGCGTGCACGGAGGCGGAGTCGCTCGCCACGCTCCCCGCGGACGCGGGCCCTCGGCTGCGGGACTTGAGCCAGGCGCTGCGCGAGGCGCTGCACGGCGCGGACCGGGTGCGCCGCATCGTCCGGGACCTGAAGACGTTCTCGCGCCGCGACGACGAAGCGCTCGGGCCGGTGGACCTCACGGCCGTGCTGGAGTCCGCGGCGAAGATGGCGTCGAGCGAGCTGCGCCACCGCGCGCGGGTGATTCGCGAGTACAGCGAAGTCCCCAAGGTGGAGGGCAATGAAGCGCGGCTGGTGCAGGTGTTCCTCAACCTGCTCATCAACGCCGCGCAGGCGCTGCCCGAGGGCCGGGCCGAGGTGAACTCGGTGCGGCTGGTGATTCGCACGGGCGCGGTGGGCGAGGTGGTGGCCGAGGTGCGTGACACCGGCTCGGGCATGGCGCCGGAGATGGTGGGCCGCATCTTCGACCCGTTCTTCACCACCAAGCCGGTGGGCGTGGGCACGGGGCTGGGGCTCTCGCTGTGCCATGCGTACGTGACGGGCATGGGCGGCCACATCGCCGTGGAGAGCGAATTGGGCAAGGGCTCGGTGTTCCGCGTGACGCTGCGCGCGGCCCGAGCGCCAGGCGAAGGCCCCGTGGTGCCCCGCGAGGACGCGGCGAGCCGGGTGTCCGAGGTGGCCGCGCCCGTGCGAGGGAAGGTGCTGGTGGTGGACGACGAGCCCATGGTGAGCGGCGCCATCCGCCGCACGCTCGCGCGCGAGCACGACGTGGAGGTGATGGTGAGTTCGCGGCAGGCGCTGGAGCGGCTGCGCGCGCCTGACGCCAGCTTCGACGTCATCCTCTGCGACCTGATGATGCCGGAGCTGACCGGCATGGAGCTGCACGACGCGCTGGAGGAAAGCGCGCCGCAGCTGGCGGCGCGCATGGTGTTCATCACCGGCGGCGCCTTCACCTCGGCGGCGCGCACCTTCCTGGAGCGCGTGCGCAACCCGCGCGTGGAGAAGCCCTTCGAGCCGGAGGAGCTGCGCGAGGTGGTGCGCTCCGGCGTGGCGCGGGCGCGCGGGACCTCCAGCCGCGCGGCCTGA